A single Caretta caretta isolate rCarCar2 chromosome 2, rCarCar1.hap1, whole genome shotgun sequence DNA region contains:
- the ICE1 gene encoding little elongation complex subunit 1 isoform X5: MMPGEAPAAGIAAEAATACANCSALQQNLNEYVAALIALKQKIIDTDHLLTEYQQKCNELQVAERENNTLRHQVEQMLQKISPLEKCQQELGSLKAELEEKKSSLKIYQQTHLEYARVKEEIARNDAVKKKLEAKVKKLEEAATKHMQDFRQLKTEKKVLEKELKKAQEKRDDFPKEKCKKVLKHAETQSAREGPVANIDKGKIKLLLEELWMCIDSTTGKTQNHEHDYILAASVQGHSRMPEKTGNLFTEEVAQTHQKFRKSDGKMLHPHSSPETTEKQSSLTTLQIKVDKEPSGSDHFESKTTEERLQDYNGDSAFYEDKTIEVVVQTDLTDSSSESPDQEQEQLSGNLLDILNWARPLPPLLSPVCFSPLATQDTLFGESTDSSDEEIDHNAHIVESILEEGKAESQSNSSFVSMKESNEHEKSHEPHDREISTKVRENEEIPIYIDTFTAKLRYVKKKDAEAKQTEMTVSSMNTLANEEHFEEDSENIGPAKIDITLKVATPKLEAINEKEVHTDEIQNEDKTSSAMSSNFQYLQEKSNELVQTEKTTVINLNTTANSEPMKERCSELMETEEAELPGKVETPKPASTLRGDAHLQTEEPIFATESVLVTPENFEEEPSEVMRNEEMENESSDIQTKSNVIKTTPCIEEHIEKVSKEERIIATITTKGFCVETSSEPSHNEEEDVRSSFRHSKFLSGAEHDNELMCQCNGARTFLQTEIDTKAKDISTKSQCSEEKISNEETLDKQFEHIKQHGVNEEGGLEKNNAFRHDSFILATERSRDSLYMDRENHTAEVCRTACSVSADDGDGELLRTGEQCVEVNITQPEQNIFSGSSVNKEYFLEAYTFAKSLHVMEVGELQDATEERCLQAKLDHEQKDANNLLQKKPDFETTLMSRNPASGINGENDPLEPEEIVRTNRVLLVPEYVTERTSEMRQAKNTYILSEQRSSKFQNFIRVFESQEIEMEHLKLKERSSGPLETEKIDTVKSVIMESEHPSWAQFLKPLDSCSVTENSQCEEIEKLNDKPFESMVIQNCNSSPDLEENGVEEVEMRNQIPDVSDQVVSEKDFIGKPALPIKDVLQTGSIDSKKINSPVTATLESTAAFIDFTAFSFQVCGEPFKQNCQAFDANSEEDSITALSTASSLTRRNENCNDHDIQSMPNYSVGNLVKSKTIHNDKEKIKPFDCPSNKYENKSRTEIENEKEQPNAKEPQNTLVNIQIFDKSSVDRGTHVEKEASLVFEEAECETCSLKEIGTTLSVIKETSPQRVEPLWSSEGQVRSIEYRLDETIKNNDKELNIVKLFGETNGNKSSKSTSEVPKETNESEEEDFPYRKVKYTKEHERFLVSSEKLRTFRIYSVDVPVIHTAVDENDQMCEFPPSVFSDALADMPMPCITHHSPSIVKKQSCLTEKVYPKGKLFSAHGIVFHNNENNERASEHRENSKTVGSASGNENSLIKLEESSTSAEVSEKIPTKQTTSEINLSHYMLAKCSEIYKPVTKNSKLDTHLSGNFLQINGNEKLASNMEQSVSCDAGIEGSKSHTVICEELNDKQKETYVAFASADIDTNIVQDGGQSCFDDRYSDVFLKETHFQRKGRKFLTEFYQHPTVSDEISDPRPVNETSKSQKAIFENTHIVDSESSLDLISKSNSRLKWEVQEPSDVLNASAKTSIQAGQGRLTQRLLQGKGKKKTQQVQLTQPVLANADTSTPTKRSPETINKIRQEMGPPLPPLLPPLITTPPRTVLPVSPIMSSSSRSSLPSPLDGLISPLRVTPFPPLMSPLSDAPKYKSPPIFSTSSPSETAVGRRILSSPLQFCAATPKHALPVPGRFPPSAAGSSALDAPQENSVKILDTMYPELSPRARTLNILKAFSRVTAACYSQ; the protein is encoded by the exons GAAGAAGAAACTGGAAGCCAAAGTGAAGAAACTGGAAG AGGCTGCAACAAAGCATATGCAAGACTTCAGACAGTTGAAGACTGAAAAGAAAGTTCTTGAAAAGGAGCTAAAGAAGGCACAG GAAAAACGTGATGACTTTCccaaagagaaatgcaaaaagg TGTTAAAACATGCAGAGACGCAGAGTGCAAGAGAAGGTCCAGTAGCAAACATAGACAAAG gaaAAATAAAGCTGCTATTGGAGGAGCTCTGGATGTGCATTGACAGCACAACAGGAAAAACACAGAACCACGAACATGATTATATCTTGG CAGCTTCTGTTCAGGGTCACTCAAGGATGCCTGAAAAAACAGGCAACTTATTTACAGAAG AAGTTGCACAAACCCACCAAAAATTCAGGAAATCAGACGGCAAAATGCTTCACCCTCATTCTTCACCAGAAACCACTGAAAAACAAAGTTCCTTAACAACTTTGCAGATAAAAGTAGACAAGGAGCCTTCTGGAAGTGATCACTTTGAGAGCAAGACCACTGAAGAACGTCTTCAGGACTATAATGGTGACAGTGCTTTTTATGAGGACAAAACTATAGAGGTGGTTGTACAGACAGACTTAACAGACAGTAGCTCAGAGTCCCCTGATCAGGAACAAGAACAGCTTAGTGGAAACTTGCTTGATATTTTGAACTGGGCCAGGCCTCTCCCGCCTCTTCTATCGCCAGTATGTTTTTCACCACTGGCTACACAG GATACTCTGTTTGGAGAGTCCACTGATTCCAGTGATGAAGAAATTGATCATAATGCTCACATTGTGGAAAGTATTTTAGAAGAAGGCAAAGCAGAGTCACAGAGTAACAGTAGCTTTGTCAGTATGAAAGAAAGCAATGAACATGAGAAATCACATGAACCTCATGACAGAGAAATCTCAACTAAAGTGAGAGAGAATGAAGAGATACCAATTTATATAGACACTTTCACAGCAAAATTGAGATACGTTAAGAAGAAAGATGCTGAAGCAAAGCAAACTGAGATGACTGTTTCAAGTATGAACACGTTGGCCAATGAAGAACATTTCGAAGAGGACTCTGAGAATATAGGGCCTGCAAAGATAGACATAACACTGAAGGTAGCAACTCCTAAACTGGAAGCCATCAATGAGAAGGAAGTCCATACTGACGAGATACAAAATGAAGATAAAACCTCTTCAGCTATGTCCTCTAACTTCCAATACTTGCAAGAAAAATCTAATGAACTAGTACAAACAGAGAAGACTACAGTTATAAATTTAAATACTACAGCCAATTCTGAACCTATGAAAGAAAGGTGTAGTGAATTAATGGAAACAGAGGAAGCTGAATTACCAGGAAAAGTAGAAACGCCAAAACCAGCATCCACTCTCAGAGGTGATGCTCACTTGCAAACTGAGGAACCCATCTTTGCAACTGAAAGTGTTTTGGTAACCCCTGAGAATTTTGAGGAAGAGCCTAGTGAAGTGATGAGGAATGAAGAAATGGAAAATGAATCCAGCGACATACAAACAAAATCTAATGTGATAAAAACAACACCCTGCATAGAAGAGCACATTGAAAAAGTATCCAAGGAGGAGAGAATAATAGCTACAATAACCACAAAAGGATTCTGTGTAGAGACAAGTAGTGAACCAAGTCATAATGAAGAGGAAGATGTGAGATCTAGTTTCAGACATTCGAAATTCCTTTCTGGAGCAGAGCATGATAATGAATTGATGTGTCAATGTAATGGTGCAAGAACATTTCTGCAAACTGAAATAGACACTAAAGCTAAAGATATCTCCACTAAATCACAATGCTCTGAAGAAAAAATCAGCAATGAAGAGACACTGGATAAACAGTTTGAGCATATAAAACAACATGGAGTAAATGAAGAGGGtggactggaaaaaaataatgcttttagACATGACTCATTTATACTTGCCACTGAAAGAAGCAGAGATTCATTATATATGGATAGGGAAAACCATACTGCAGAGGTATGCAGAACTGCTTGCTCAGTGTCTGCAGACGATGGAGATGGGGAACTGCTCAGAACTGGAGAGCAGTGTGTTGAGGTCAATATAACTCAGcctgaacaaaatattttctctggtAGTTCAGTAAACAAGGAATATTTTCTAGAAGCATATACATTTGCTAAATCGCTCCATGTTATGGAAGTTGGAGAATTACAAGATGCAACGGAGGAAAGGTGTCTACAAGCTAAACTAGACCATGAACAAAAAGATGCTAATAACCTATTGCAAAAGAAACCAGATTTTGAAACTACGCTTATGTCACGAAATCCAGCATCTGGTATAAATGGAGAAAATGATCCATTAGAACCTGAAGAAATAGTTCGAACTAATCGTGTATTACTTGTACCAGAGTATGTCACAGAAAGAACTAGTGAAATGAGGCAGGctaaaaatacatacattttatcGGAACAGAGGTCttccaaatttcaaaattttataaGAGTATTTGAATCTCAGGAGATTGAAATGGAACATTTGAAACTTAAAGAGAGAAGCAGTGGTCCATTAGAAACTGAGAAAATAGATACTGTGAAGTCTGTCATAATGGAAAGTGAACACCCTTCTTGGGCACAGTTTTTGAAACCTCTGGATTCATGTTCAGTAACTGAAAATTCTCAGTGTGAGGAAATagagaaattaaatgacaaaCCATTTGAGAGCATGGTGATTCAGAACTGTAACAGTTCACCTGATCTGGAAGAgaatggtgtggaggaagtaGAGATGAGAAACCAGATTCCAGATGTCTCAGACCAGGTTGTCTCAGAAAAGGATTTTATTGGAAAACCAGCTTTACCCATAAAAGATGTCTTGCAGACTGGAAGTATAGATAGTAAAAAAATTAACTCACCTGTCACAGCAACTTTGGAGAGCACAGCAGCGTTCATTGATTTTACTGCTTTCAGTTTTCAGGTGTGTGGTGAACCTTTCAAACAGAATTGCCAAGCGTTTGACGCTAATAGTGAAGAAGATTCTATTACAGCACTTAGTACTGCTTCATCCCTAACTAGAAGAAATGAAAACTGTAATGATCATGATATTCAAAGTATGCCTAATTATTCTGTAGGTAATTTGGTGAAGAGCAAGACAATACATAATGATAAAGAAAAGATCAAGCCATTTGATTGTCCCAGTAATAAATATGAGAATAAAAGTAGAACAGaaattgaaaatgaaaaggagCAGCCAAATGCCAAAGAACCACAAAATACGTTGGTAAATATACAGATCTTCGATAAGAGTTCTGTTGACAGGGGTACACATGTGGAAAAGGAAGCTAGTCTAGTTTTTGAAGAAGCAGAATGTGAAACATGTAGCCTGAAGGAAATTGGCACGACTCTTTCTGTAATAAAAGAAACTTCACCTCAGAGAGTGGAGCCTCTTTGGTCTTCTGAAGGTCAGGTCCGATCTATAGAATACAGGCTTGATGAAACCATTAAGAACAATGACAAAGAATTGAACATCGTTAAGCTATTTGGAGAGACAAATGGGAACAAATCTTCTAAAAGTACTTCTGAGGTTCCAAAGGAGACAAATGAATCTGAAGAGGAAGACTTTCCTTATAGAAAGGTCAAGTATACAAAAGAGCATGAACGTTTTTTAGTGTCCAGTGAGAAATTGAGAACTTTCAGGATTTACTCAGTGGATGTGCCAGTAATTCACACAGCTGTTGATGAAAATGACCAAATGTGTGAATTCCCTCCTTCAGTGTTCTCAGATGCACTAGCAGATATGCCTATGCCTTGTATAACTCACCATTCTCCAAGTATTGTGAAGAAGCAGTCATGTTTAACAGAAAAGGTTTATCCTAAAGGCAAACTTTTCTCAGCACATGGAATTGTATTccataataatgaaaataatgagAGAGCATCTGAACATAGAGAAAATTCTAAAACAGTTGGGTCAGCATCTGGCAATGAGAATAGCTTGATAAAATTAGAAGAATCATCTACATCTGCTGAGGTATCGGAAAAGATCCCCACAAAACAAACTACTTCAGAAATTAATTTATCACACTATATGTTAGCCAAGTGCTCAGAAATCTACAAACCTGTTACAAAAAATAGTAAATTAGACACACATCTGTCTGGCAATTTCTTACAAATAAATGGTAATGAAAAACTTGCATCAAATATGGAACAAAGTGTGTCATGTGATGCTGGCATAGAAGGGTCTAAATCACATACAGTGATTTGTGAAGAattaaatgataaacaaaaagaaaCTTACGTTGCTTTTGCCTCAGCAGATATCGACACAAATATTGTTCAAGATGGCGGTCAGTCTTGTTTTGATGACCGTTACAGTGATGTTTTTCTTAAGGAgacacattttcaaagaaaaggtagAAAGTTTTTGACAGAATTCTATCAGCATCCAACCGTGTCCGATGAAATATCTGACCCTAGACCCGTCAATGAAACCTCTAAATCACAAAAAGCAATATTTGAAAACACCCACATTGTGGACTCAGAGTCATCTCTAGATCTTATATCCAAAAGCAACAGTAGATTGAAGTGGGAAGTCCAGGAACCATCAGATGTCTTAAATGCTTCAGCCAAGACATCAATCCAAGCAGGCCAGGGCAGACTAACGCAGAGATTACTTCaaggtaaaggaaaaaaaaaaactcagcaGGTCCAACTAACCCAGCCAGTTCTAGCCAATGCTGATACTTCTACACCAACCAAACGTTCACCTGAGACCATCAATAAAATTAGACAAGAGATGGGTCCACCTTtacctcccctgctcccacctcTAATAACTACCCCTCCAAGAACTGTGCTTCCTGTTTCTCCGATAATGTCTTCATCTAGCCGGTCCTCTCTGCCATCTCCTCTTGATGGTCTTATTTCCCCTCTAAGAGTAACTCCATTTCCTCCACTAATGTCTCCTTTGTCAGATGCTCCAAAGTACAAATCTCCCCCTATATTTTCCACTTCATCTCCCTCAGAGACAGCAGTTGGTCGAAGAATCCTGTCCTCACCTTTGCAATTTTGTGCTGCCACACCAAAGCATGCACTTCCCGTGCCAGGAAGATTTCCTCCATCTGCAGCTGGTAGTTCTGCTTTAGATGCTCCTCAGGAGAACTCTGTGAAAATCTTGGACACTATGTATCCAGAGCTATCACCAAGAGCAAGAACACTCAACATTCTCAAAG CATTTAGCAGAGTCACTGCTGCATGCTATTCTCAATAA